One Paraburkholderia caffeinilytica DNA segment encodes these proteins:
- a CDS encoding DUF1329 domain-containing protein: MKQFFKLGVVAICSGSIALAWAESANDLTITGAQKGASSDGAIPAFAGRDTPQAGWSAGKVRGDYWKYKDEKPLLSITAANLDKYASKLSPGQLALFKQVKNYRMDVYPTHRDCSYPDWVQENTRKNADSAKLTASGDHLQSATLPGLPFPGAKTGQEAMWNYLTRYRGVGAEWAKVYTMVSPRPGSTDWISVTSRQTLYFPWGKKGANALGPKDSLFSIYYGYDSPAAFAGQAIVQTFHFADNEAEAYYYFPGQRRVRRMPSYNYDAPQIGFENQYTVDEPWLFNGDIDRFDWKLVGKKELYVPYNAFAMYDFNKSVGDVFKPDAVDPSARRYELHRVYVVEASLKSTMRHVSQKKVLYLDEDSYLALIGEDYDGQGKLWKTKEGYPIPVWELGGTCDVEPFVQYNLLNGRYVDDQTVIGAGRDVRYFEESSDPRFSSNYYSAENLRSISER, translated from the coding sequence ATGAAGCAATTTTTTAAGCTGGGCGTAGTGGCCATTTGCAGCGGGTCGATTGCGCTTGCATGGGCAGAGTCCGCCAACGATCTGACGATTACCGGTGCGCAGAAGGGCGCCAGCAGCGACGGCGCAATACCTGCGTTCGCCGGCCGGGATACGCCGCAAGCCGGATGGAGTGCAGGCAAGGTGCGCGGCGACTACTGGAAATACAAGGACGAGAAGCCTCTGCTTTCGATCACCGCGGCCAATCTCGACAAGTACGCGAGCAAGCTTTCTCCGGGACAGCTCGCCCTGTTCAAGCAGGTCAAGAACTACCGGATGGACGTGTATCCCACCCACCGCGATTGCAGCTATCCGGACTGGGTCCAGGAGAACACCAGGAAGAACGCCGACAGCGCAAAACTCACCGCAAGCGGCGACCATTTGCAAAGCGCCACCTTGCCTGGCCTGCCCTTCCCCGGCGCGAAGACCGGCCAGGAAGCAATGTGGAATTACCTGACGCGCTATCGCGGTGTCGGTGCCGAATGGGCGAAGGTCTACACGATGGTATCGCCGCGCCCGGGCAGCACCGACTGGATCTCGGTCACGAGCCGCCAGACGCTGTACTTCCCTTGGGGCAAGAAAGGAGCAAACGCGCTCGGCCCGAAGGACTCGCTGTTTTCAATCTACTACGGCTATGACTCGCCCGCGGCGTTTGCAGGTCAGGCCATCGTTCAGACCTTCCACTTCGCCGACAACGAAGCGGAGGCGTACTACTACTTCCCCGGACAGCGCCGCGTGCGTCGCATGCCGTCGTACAACTATGACGCGCCGCAGATCGGCTTCGAGAACCAGTACACCGTCGACGAACCGTGGCTGTTCAACGGCGACATCGATCGCTTCGACTGGAAGCTCGTCGGCAAGAAGGAACTGTACGTGCCGTACAACGCGTTCGCGATGTACGACTTCAACAAGAGCGTCGGCGACGTGTTCAAGCCAGACGCGGTCGATCCGTCCGCACGCCGCTATGAACTGCATCGCGTCTACGTGGTCGAGGCGTCGCTGAAGTCGACGATGCGCCACGTGTCGCAGAAGAAGGTGCTGTATCTCGACGAAGACAGCTATCTCGCGCTGATCGGCGAGGACTACGACGGACAGGGCAAGCTCTGGAAGACCAAAGAGGGTTATCCGATCCCCGTCTGGGAGCTCGGCGGAACGTGCGACGTCGAGCCGTTCGTGCAATACAACCTGCTCAACGGCCGCTACGTCGACGATCAGACCGTGATCGGCGCCGGCCGGGACGTGCGCTATTTCGAAGAGTCGAGCGATCCGCGCTTCTCGTCGAATTACTACTCGGCAGAAAACCTGCGCTCGATCAGCGAGCGATAG